The following proteins are co-located in the Halarcobacter sp. genome:
- a CDS encoding alginate O-acetyltransferase AlgX-related protein, with the protein MIYKGDLTRKVYKVDSVFPRPSYFNPDNNNLKNRHIPLIDWDGNEVDFITIGDSFSNGDTQGLNPFYQDYIATYNNLKVLNIPRLFKIKGFFIDAFNYIEEIQILNNMGYLDKMKPKYILIESVERYSIQRFSKKLDFTKTDNKFFESLKLTKNIKTEKVIDDNIFSFLNLNNFKAIRNQILFNFTDEKLFSHVYIEKLKKDFFSSNDSNTLLFLKEDVDNTNLVTKEKIKILNNNFNKLSEILEKKGIKLYFMPVVDKYNLYSNYLVNGKSYPKSQFFEYLRELPKKYKFIDTKKILSRALNRGEIDIFYSDDTHWSYKASELIFKEVNFD; encoded by the coding sequence ATGATATATAAAGGTGATTTAACAAGAAAAGTTTATAAAGTTGATAGCGTTTTTCCTAGGCCATCTTATTTTAATCCAGATAATAATAATTTAAAAAATAGGCATATTCCTTTAATTGATTGGGATGGTAATGAGGTCGATTTTATTACAATAGGCGATTCTTTTTCAAATGGTGATACGCAAGGGTTAAATCCTTTTTATCAAGATTATATAGCTACTTATAATAATTTAAAAGTCTTAAATATACCTAGACTATTTAAGATTAAAGGATTTTTTATTGATGCATTTAATTATATTGAAGAAATTCAGATATTAAATAATATGGGCTATTTAGATAAAATGAAGCCTAAATATATATTAATTGAATCTGTAGAGCGATATAGTATTCAGAGATTTTCAAAAAAATTAGATTTTACTAAAACAGATAATAAATTTTTTGAATCTTTGAAATTAACAAAAAATATTAAAACTGAAAAAGTAATTGATGATAATATTTTTTCCTTTTTAAATCTTAATAATTTTAAAGCTATACGAAATCAGATATTATTTAACTTTACTGATGAAAAATTATTTTCTCATGTATATATTGAAAAACTTAAAAAAGATTTTTTTTCTTCAAATGATTCTAATACATTATTGTTTTTAAAAGAAGATGTGGATAATACTAATTTAGTTACAAAAGAAAAAATAAAAATATTAAATAATAATTTTAATAAATTATCAGAAATTTTAGAAAAAAAAGGAATAAAACTTTATTTCATGCCTGTTGTTGATAAATACAATTTATATTCAAATTATTTAGTTAATGGTAAAAGTTATCCCAAAAGTCAATTTTTTGAATATTTAAGAGAGTTACCTAAAAAGTATAAATTTATTGACACAAAAAAGATTTTATCAAGAGCATTAAATCGAGGTGAAATAGATATTTTTTACTCAGATGATACTCATTGGTCATATAAAGCAAGTGAGTTAATTTTTAAAGAGGTTAATTTTGATTAA